The following is a genomic window from Geobacillus subterraneus.
CACTGTTTGCAATTATAACAAAAACGGCATTCAAAGTCAAAAAATAATGATTATATCAGCGTGTTTTTGTTTCTGTCAATGAATATTTTTCTACAATATCCTTCTTTTTATGTACTTCATGGCACTTTTTTGTAAAAAAATGCGGCGGAAGGCATAAAAAAACCGCCCGTCAACTGCGGCGGTTTTCCCCTCGTTCCTCCTCAATGAGGCGAAACGGCATTCCGGTGCGGAGCACGCCTTTCGTTTCCACCCCGCCTAACCCCTTTTCCCCAGTCAACGTGTTGCGAAGCACACCCCACACATCGACCGTTTCCGTGAACGGAGTAAAGCTGAGGCGCGACACGATATAGACCGGATCAAGGGCATGGATGTTAACCCGCGCCGGTGAACTAGCGAAATTGGCTCCAGCGCGGATCAGCGACTCGAAATGCGATTGGCAAGCCCCGGCGAAAACGATGAGCTGGTCTAGATGCGGCACTTTTTTGCGCGCTTCTTTCACCGTTTGGACGAAGTGGCGCGAGTGGCGGTACGCTTTTAAATCATGCACTTTTCCTTTCGATTTGGAATACGAATCGTGGCCGGTAATGACCAAAATATCTGGGCGAAACTGCTCGATCAAATGGCCGACTTTTTCCGGCATCTCGCTTTCCTCACAGTAAATGCCGTGCACCGGCACCCCAATCCGTTCATATAAATCCAAGCATTTGCGCAAATATAACGGGTCGCC
Proteins encoded in this region:
- the yabG gene encoding sporulation peptidase YabG, translating into MDVKIGDIVARKSYQCDLLFRVIDIKERDGEREAILYGEDVRLVADAPCSDLVVIDERERQERKKREIELIEQSYRLFRQDYQTIKQKVEYRATGGYRVEKDFFQIPGRVLHLDGDPLYLRKCLDLYERIGVPVHGIYCEESEMPEKVGHLIEQFRPDILVITGHDSYSKSKGKVHDLKAYRHSRHFVQTVKEARKKVPHLDQLIVFAGACQSHFESLIRAGANFASSPARVNIHALDPVYIVSRLSFTPFTETVDVWGVLRNTLTGEKGLGGVETKGVLRTGMPFRLIEEERGENRRS